The following proteins are co-located in the Bordetella bronchialis genome:
- the fliI gene encoding flagellar protein export ATPase FliI yields MSDPHATAPIAGVPAVPVVDRWVTQLQIGSIRANSTDPWLATGRVTRATGLVLQATGLRLPVGAVCRIEIAPGHDHWADAEVVGFDGHTLYLMPQSDISGLPPGARVVPGEPPLQRQIPLPRKAILNGNAKPALGRHLPVGNALLGRVLDGGGRPLDDLGPLVGADQAPLSALPINPLSRAPIDTVLDVGVRAINGLLTVGRGQRMGLFAGSGVGKSVLLGMMARYTKADVIVVGLIGERGREVKEFIEHNLGPEGLARSVVVAAPADVSPLLRLQGAAYATRIAEHFRDQGLDVLLIMDSLTRYAMAQREIALAIGEPPATKGYPPSVFARLPALVERAGNGAPGPNGKAGSITGFYTVLAEGDDQQDPIADSARAILDGHIVLSRHLAEAGHYPAIDIEASISRAMTSLITQEQFAVVRRFKQVVSRYQRNRDLIAVGAYAPGHDLALDDAIARYPRLEAFLQQNIGEKVDYTTAVAQLQATLQTGDAHA; encoded by the coding sequence ATGAGCGATCCGCACGCGACCGCACCGATTGCCGGCGTGCCCGCCGTCCCGGTGGTGGATCGCTGGGTCACGCAACTGCAGATCGGATCCATCCGGGCCAATTCGACGGACCCATGGCTGGCGACGGGGCGCGTCACCCGCGCCACCGGACTGGTGTTGCAGGCCACCGGCCTGCGCCTGCCGGTGGGCGCGGTGTGCCGCATCGAGATCGCGCCGGGCCACGATCACTGGGCCGACGCGGAGGTCGTGGGCTTCGACGGCCACACGCTGTACCTGATGCCGCAGTCGGATATTTCCGGCCTGCCGCCGGGCGCGCGCGTGGTGCCGGGCGAACCGCCCCTGCAGCGGCAGATCCCCCTGCCCCGCAAGGCCATCCTGAACGGCAACGCCAAGCCCGCGCTGGGCCGCCACCTGCCCGTCGGCAACGCCTTGCTGGGCCGCGTACTGGATGGCGGCGGACGGCCGCTGGACGACCTCGGTCCCCTGGTCGGCGCCGACCAGGCGCCCTTGTCCGCCCTGCCCATCAACCCCTTGTCGCGCGCCCCCATCGATACGGTGCTGGACGTGGGCGTGCGCGCCATCAACGGCCTGCTGACGGTCGGACGCGGCCAGCGCATGGGGCTTTTCGCCGGCTCCGGCGTCGGCAAGAGCGTGTTGCTGGGCATGATGGCCCGCTACACCAAGGCCGACGTCATCGTCGTGGGCCTGATCGGCGAACGGGGCCGCGAAGTCAAGGAATTCATCGAACACAACCTGGGGCCGGAAGGCCTGGCCCGCTCCGTCGTGGTGGCCGCGCCGGCCGACGTATCGCCCCTGCTGCGACTGCAAGGAGCGGCCTACGCGACCCGCATCGCCGAGCATTTCCGCGACCAGGGCCTGGACGTGCTGCTGATCATGGACTCGCTGACCCGCTATGCCATGGCGCAGCGCGAGATCGCCCTGGCCATCGGCGAGCCGCCCGCCACCAAGGGTTACCCGCCCTCGGTGTTCGCGCGCCTGCCGGCGCTGGTGGAACGCGCCGGCAATGGCGCGCCCGGCCCCAACGGGAAGGCGGGATCGATCACCGGCTTCTATACCGTGCTGGCGGAGGGCGACGACCAGCAGGACCCCATCGCCGATTCCGCGCGCGCCATCCTGGACGGCCATATCGTGCTGTCGCGCCATCTGGCCGAGGCGGGCCACTACCCCGCCATCGACATCGAGGCGTCGATCTCGCGGGCCATGACGTCGCTGATCACGCAGGAGCAGTTCGCCGTAGTGCGGCGCTTCAAGCAGGTGGTATCGCGCTATCAGCGCAACCGCGACCTGATCGCCGTGGGCGCCTATGCGCCGGGCCACGACCTTGCCCTGGACGATGCCATCGCCCGCTATCCGC
- the fliH gene encoding flagellar assembly protein FliH, with translation MSERRAVPASSPGATWQRWRLASFEEQDAAAHVPEVLPDPGPDPRQVREEARRAGHAQGLAEGRSEGYDLGVAEGRARGYEQGLEEGRKAGHAAGLIDAREQGAEEATRLRAIAEATASSLAQLEEKTGQALLTLALDIARQVVRVTVAQQPEALLAAVREVLHMNPTAGAPLRLWLHPLDLELVRLHLAEELKTGPWRVLADESITRGGCRAETSLGEIDATLETRWRRVAASLGRDMPLEDAQ, from the coding sequence ATGTCTGAGCGCCGCGCCGTCCCGGCGTCGTCCCCCGGCGCGACGTGGCAGCGCTGGCGCCTGGCGTCGTTCGAGGAACAGGACGCGGCGGCGCACGTGCCGGAGGTGCTGCCCGACCCGGGGCCCGATCCCCGCCAGGTGCGCGAAGAAGCGCGCCGTGCCGGCCATGCGCAAGGGCTGGCCGAAGGCCGCTCGGAAGGCTACGACCTGGGCGTGGCGGAAGGCCGCGCGCGCGGCTACGAGCAGGGACTGGAAGAAGGCCGCAAGGCCGGGCATGCCGCCGGCCTGATCGACGCGCGCGAGCAAGGCGCGGAGGAAGCGACGCGCCTGCGCGCGATCGCCGAGGCCACGGCTTCCTCGCTGGCGCAGCTGGAAGAAAAGACCGGCCAGGCGCTCCTGACCCTGGCGCTGGACATCGCCCGCCAGGTCGTGCGTGTCACCGTCGCCCAACAGCCCGAGGCGCTGCTGGCCGCCGTGCGGGAAGTGCTGCACATGAATCCCACCGCCGGCGCGCCGCTGCGCCTGTGGCTGCATCCCCTGGACCTGGAGCTGGTGCGCCTGCACCTGGCCGAAGAACTGAAAACCGGTCCGTGGCGCGTGCTGGCCGACGAATCGATCACGCGCGGCGGCTGCCGGGCGGAGACCTCGCTGGGCGAAATCGACGCCACGCTGGAAACGCGCTGGCGCCGCGTGGCCGCCTCGCTGGGCCGCGACATGCCGCTGGAGGACGCGCAATGA
- the fliG gene encoding flagellar motor switch protein FliG: MPSDKPIDGMTRAAVLLMSLGEDAAAEVFRFLSAREVQQVGAAMAQLKQVTREDVAEVLEEFRQESDQFIAVTLGSDDYIRSVLTKALGSDRAAGLIEDILEAGDSGSGIDALNWLDPHIVAELIGDEHPQIIATILVHLERDRAAAVLTRLTERLRNDVMLRIATFGGVQPTALSELTETLNAVLAGQGAKRSKMGGVRTAAEILNMMNSTDEENVVNSLRERDADLAQKIVDEMFVFENLLDVEDRGIQLILKEVDNDTLMVALKGAVEDLRDKFLRNMSSRAAEMLREDLEAQGPIRMSKVEAEQKKILLVARRLAESGQIVLGGQGDDAYV, translated from the coding sequence ATGCCAAGTGATAAACCGATCGACGGCATGACCCGGGCAGCGGTGCTGCTGATGTCATTGGGCGAGGACGCCGCCGCCGAGGTATTCCGTTTCCTGAGCGCGCGCGAAGTACAGCAGGTGGGCGCCGCCATGGCGCAGCTCAAGCAGGTGACGCGCGAAGACGTGGCCGAGGTGCTGGAGGAGTTCCGCCAGGAGTCCGACCAGTTCATCGCCGTCACGCTGGGTTCGGACGACTACATCCGCAGCGTCCTGACCAAGGCGCTGGGCAGCGACCGGGCGGCCGGCCTGATCGAAGACATCCTGGAAGCCGGCGACAGCGGCAGCGGCATCGATGCGCTGAACTGGCTGGACCCGCACATCGTGGCCGAACTGATCGGCGACGAGCATCCGCAGATCATCGCCACCATCCTGGTGCACCTGGAACGCGACCGCGCGGCAGCCGTGCTGACCCGCCTGACCGAACGCCTGCGCAACGACGTGATGCTGCGCATCGCGACTTTCGGCGGCGTCCAGCCCACCGCACTGTCGGAACTGACGGAAACGCTGAACGCCGTGCTGGCCGGCCAGGGCGCCAAGCGCAGCAAGATGGGCGGCGTGCGTACCGCGGCGGAAATCCTCAATATGATGAATTCCACCGACGAGGAAAACGTCGTCAACAGCCTGCGCGAGCGCGACGCCGACCTGGCGCAGAAGATCGTCGACGAGATGTTCGTGTTCGAGAACCTGCTCGACGTCGAGGACCGCGGCATCCAGCTCATTCTCAAGGAAGTCGACAACGACACCCTCATGGTGGCGCTCAAGGGCGCGGTGGAAGACCTGCGCGACAAGTTCCTGCGCAATATGTCCAGCCGCGCGGCCGAGATGCTGCGCGAAGACCTGGAGGCCCAGGGCCCCATCCGCATGTCCAAGGTAGAGGCCGAGCAGAAGAAGATCCTGCTGGTGGCGCGCCGCCTGGCGGAGAGCGGACAGATCGTCCTGGGCGGCCAGGGAGACGACGCGTATGTCTGA